The sequence below is a genomic window from Shinella zoogloeoides.
GGCTTTCCGTGGGCACCCTAGCCAATAAAGCGGGAAGGTGAAACGGTCAGGTGACGGCCGAGCCGATGCCGCGTCTTTCCACGCCGGCCATGTAGCGCCGCTCTTCCTTCTTGGGCCGGCTGCTGGTGCCGCCGGTAAAATAATCGGACCGCACGATCGTGTGCAGCAGCTCTTCGTCTATTTCCTTGATGAACTGCACGCCGATCCGGTTGTCGTTGCGGTAGACTTCCGCGCAGCCGATGCGCGAGGCGACGCCGACGATGGAGAGGTAGTAGTGCAGCGGCAGGCCGATGGTGGTGCTGACGGTGAAGCTGGCGCCGCCCTGGGAAATGTCGATCAGCCTGCAGCTGCGCATCTTCGG
It includes:
- a CDS encoding PilZ domain-containing protein, giving the protein MSIGADPRSKAGLYERKWDRFSVNRQGMLMTVGFDLAAPKMRSCRLIDISQGGASFTVSTTIGLPLHYYLSIVGVASRIGCAEVYRNDNRIGVQFIKEIDEELLHTIVRSDYFTGGTSSRPKKEERRYMAGVERRGIGSAVT